A part of Agromyces protaetiae genomic DNA contains:
- a CDS encoding acyl-CoA thioesterase, whose protein sequence is MRLHVPTPLRWSDLDAYGHVNNARMLSLLEEARIQAFWVSDDIAEHAAGATTAVIDASPGTRTLTLIARQEVEYLAPIPYHRTPLDIELWISQLGGASFDVCYEVYSPDGVAPRVLYTRAATTIVLTDAQSGKPRRMTPDERAAWSPYLGERVAFRRR, encoded by the coding sequence ATGCGGCTCCACGTGCCGACGCCGCTCCGCTGGAGCGATCTCGACGCGTACGGGCACGTCAACAACGCCCGGATGCTGAGCCTCCTCGAAGAGGCTCGCATCCAGGCGTTCTGGGTGTCCGACGACATCGCCGAGCACGCAGCCGGGGCGACGACCGCCGTCATCGACGCTTCGCCCGGAACGCGCACCCTGACGCTCATCGCGCGCCAGGAGGTCGAGTACCTGGCCCCCATCCCGTACCACCGCACCCCGCTCGACATCGAACTGTGGATCAGTCAACTCGGCGGTGCGAGCTTCGATGTCTGCTACGAGGTGTACTCACCCGACGGCGTCGCGCCACGCGTGCTCTACACGCGTGCGGCGACGACGATCGTGCTCACCGACGCCCAGAGCGGCAAGCCGCGGCGCATGACCCCCGACGAGCGTGCGGCGTGGTCGCCGTACCTCGGTGAGCGCGTCGCGTTCCGGCGGCGCTGA
- a CDS encoding Rieske (2Fe-2S) protein: MTDATEATEVTRRIALTLGGTGAIGGVLLLVGCAPDDGSGGSTGSPDGGIGTGSGNGGAGEAPAADPGAEVAALADVPVGGSLGVEVDGQPVLVAQPTAGQVVAFSAICTHQQCVVAAAGAELKCPCHGSTFDAATGDVIVGPALRALDPFAVRLDGDRIVAGA, from the coding sequence ATGACGGATGCCACGGAAGCGACCGAGGTCACGCGGCGCATCGCCCTGACGCTCGGCGGAACGGGTGCGATCGGCGGTGTGCTCCTCCTCGTCGGCTGCGCCCCCGACGACGGCTCGGGCGGGAGCACGGGCTCGCCCGACGGCGGCATCGGCACGGGTTCGGGAAACGGCGGTGCGGGCGAGGCGCCCGCCGCCGACCCGGGCGCCGAGGTCGCGGCCCTCGCCGACGTGCCGGTCGGCGGCAGCCTCGGCGTCGAGGTCGACGGGCAACCCGTGCTCGTCGCCCAGCCGACCGCGGGCCAAGTCGTCGCCTTCAGCGCGATCTGCACGCATCAGCAGTGCGTGGTCGCCGCCGCGGGTGCGGAGCTCAAGTGCCCGTGTCACGGCTCGACCTTCGACGCAGCCACGGGCGATGTCATCGTCGGCCCCGCGCTCCGCGCGCTCGACCCGTTCGCCGTCCGCCTCGACGGCGACCGCATCGTCGCGGGCGCGTGA
- a CDS encoding acyl-CoA thioesterase translates to MTGPIDRLLSTLQLTDTGARTTEDIFTGPSHWMPLGRVFGGQVLAQSLVAAGRTVGDDRLLHSMHGYFLRPGDIEHPITFAVDRIHDGRSFSTRRTQAYQHGLPILSLIASFQTEDIGLEHQIDMPVGLPDPESLPSTADILGNIDHDIAQYWSYERAFDIRHVPSPIYLKVEGAHVPHQAVWMKAYGRLPDDPMLHRAALAYASDYTVLEPILRAHGVAWTTPGLKIASLDHAMWWHRNARVDEWLLFTQESSSASGGRGLSLGRIYTQGGVLVASVGQEGMVRVPDPSKFD, encoded by the coding sequence ATGACCGGTCCGATCGACCGACTGCTCAGCACCCTGCAACTCACCGACACCGGTGCCCGCACGACCGAGGACATCTTCACGGGTCCGTCGCACTGGATGCCCCTCGGCCGCGTGTTCGGCGGCCAGGTGCTCGCGCAGTCGCTCGTCGCAGCCGGGCGAACGGTCGGCGACGACCGCCTCCTGCACTCGATGCACGGCTACTTCCTGCGGCCGGGCGACATCGAGCACCCCATCACGTTCGCCGTCGACCGAATCCACGACGGCCGCTCGTTCTCGACGCGCCGTACGCAGGCGTATCAGCACGGCCTCCCGATCCTCTCCCTCATCGCGTCGTTCCAGACCGAAGACATCGGGCTCGAGCACCAGATCGACATGCCCGTAGGGCTGCCCGACCCCGAGTCCCTGCCGTCGACGGCCGACATCCTCGGCAACATCGACCACGACATCGCCCAGTACTGGTCGTACGAGCGCGCGTTCGACATCCGCCATGTGCCGTCGCCCATCTATTTGAAGGTCGAGGGTGCGCACGTGCCGCACCAGGCCGTCTGGATGAAGGCGTACGGGCGACTCCCCGACGACCCCATGCTGCACCGGGCCGCGCTCGCGTACGCGAGCGACTACACGGTCCTCGAGCCCATCCTGCGGGCGCACGGCGTCGCGTGGACGACGCCCGGTCTGAAGATCGCGAGCCTCGACCACGCCATGTGGTGGCACCGTAACGCGCGCGTCGACGAGTGGCTGCTGTTCACGCAGGAGTCGTCGTCGGCGAGCGGCGGCCGCGGGCTCTCGCTCGGGCGCATCTACACGCAGGGCGGCGTGCTCGTCGCGTCGGTCGGCCAAGAGGGCATGGTGCGAGTTCCCGACCCGTCGAAGTTCGACTGA
- a CDS encoding FAD-binding dehydrogenase has translation MAAPEPTPDAIVVGAGLSGLVAASELVDAGKRVVVVDQEPEASLGGQAHWSFGGLFFVDSPEQRRMGVKDSLELAKQDWAGTAGFDRDEDEWGRKWADAYLEWAAGEKRAWLHEKGVRFFPIVGWAERGDGRPRGHGNSVPRFHITWGTGPGVLAPFIARVKAGEAAGLVEFRHRHRVDELVVENGAVVGVRGAVLAPDEAGRGEASNRDEVGEFELRAPAVVVASGGIGGNHELVRQFWPSRMGTAPEDLLSGVPAHVDGRMLAISERAGARLVNGDRMWHYTEGITNWDPVWPMHGIRILPGPSSLWFDATGKRLPAPLFPGFDTLGTLEHLVATGYSHSWFVLTQKIIEKEFALSGSEQNPDLTGKNLRLLAQRLGSGAPGPVEAFKEHGVDFVVADNLPELLEGMRGLAGDAPLDTDEIEREIRARDRELDNDFSKDLQLAAIRGARHYRGDKLIRVAPPHRILDPSAGPLIAVKLHILTRKSLGGIQTDLDSRVLGSDGAPVPGLYAAGEAAGFGGGGVHGYRALEGTFLGGCLFTGRNAGRAIARG, from the coding sequence GTGGCCGCACCCGAACCCACCCCTGACGCGATCGTCGTCGGCGCAGGCCTCTCCGGCCTCGTCGCGGCGTCCGAGCTCGTCGACGCCGGCAAGCGCGTCGTCGTCGTCGACCAAGAACCCGAGGCGAGTCTCGGCGGCCAGGCGCACTGGTCGTTCGGCGGCCTGTTCTTCGTCGACTCGCCCGAACAGCGCCGCATGGGTGTGAAGGATTCGCTCGAGCTCGCGAAGCAGGACTGGGCGGGCACGGCCGGATTCGACCGCGACGAAGACGAGTGGGGCCGCAAGTGGGCCGACGCGTACCTCGAGTGGGCCGCCGGCGAGAAGCGCGCGTGGCTCCACGAGAAGGGCGTCCGCTTCTTCCCGATCGTCGGCTGGGCCGAGCGCGGAGACGGTCGCCCGCGCGGGCACGGCAACTCGGTGCCGCGCTTCCACATCACGTGGGGCACTGGCCCCGGCGTTCTCGCGCCGTTCATCGCGCGCGTCAAGGCCGGCGAGGCCGCCGGGCTCGTCGAGTTCCGCCACCGTCACCGCGTCGACGAGCTCGTCGTCGAGAACGGAGCGGTCGTCGGCGTCCGCGGCGCAGTGCTCGCGCCCGACGAGGCCGGTCGCGGCGAGGCATCCAACCGCGACGAGGTCGGCGAGTTCGAGCTGCGCGCCCCCGCCGTCGTCGTCGCCTCCGGCGGCATCGGCGGCAACCATGAACTCGTGCGGCAGTTCTGGCCGTCACGGATGGGCACCGCGCCCGAGGACCTGCTCTCGGGCGTGCCCGCGCACGTCGACGGCCGCATGCTCGCGATCAGCGAGCGCGCGGGCGCACGGCTCGTGAACGGCGACCGAATGTGGCACTACACCGAGGGCATCACGAACTGGGACCCCGTGTGGCCCATGCATGGCATCCGCATCCTGCCCGGCCCGTCGTCGCTGTGGTTCGACGCGACGGGCAAGCGCCTCCCCGCGCCGCTCTTCCCGGGCTTCGACACCCTCGGCACGCTCGAGCACCTCGTCGCGACGGGCTACTCGCACTCGTGGTTCGTGCTGACCCAGAAGATCATCGAGAAGGAGTTCGCGCTCTCGGGGAGCGAGCAGAACCCCGACCTGACCGGCAAGAATCTGCGGCTGCTCGCGCAGCGGCTCGGGTCGGGCGCTCCCGGCCCCGTCGAGGCGTTCAAGGAGCACGGCGTCGACTTCGTCGTGGCCGACAACCTGCCCGAGCTCCTCGAGGGCATGCGCGGCCTCGCGGGCGACGCGCCCCTCGACACCGACGAGATCGAGCGCGAGATCCGCGCGCGCGACCGCGAGCTCGACAACGACTTCTCGAAAGACCTGCAGCTCGCGGCGATCCGCGGTGCCCGACACTACCGGGGCGACAAGCTCATCCGCGTCGCTCCCCCGCACCGCATCCTCGACCCGTCGGCCGGGCCGCTCATCGCGGTGAAGCTCCACATCCTCACGCGCAAGAGCCTGGGCGGCATCCAGACCGACCTCGACTCACGTGTGCTCGGCAGCGACGGCGCGCCCGTGCCGGGCCTGTACGCGGCAGGCGAAGCGGCAGGCTTCGGCGGCGGCGGTGTGCACGGCTACCGTGCCCTCGAGGGCACGTTCCTCGGCGGCTGCCTCTTCACGGGCCGAAACGCCGGGCGCGCGATCGCGCGCGGCTGA
- a CDS encoding globin: MRASEHGDAVGVTFFDEVGGSATFEKLVHEFYQGVAGDPVLKPMYPEEDLGPAERRLTMFLEQYWGGPGTYSEERGHPRLRMRHMPFKVNPDARDRWLLHMRRAVDTLMLPPYAEEVLWDYLQRAAHAMVNTFEE; encoded by the coding sequence ATCCGTGCGAGCGAGCACGGCGACGCCGTCGGCGTCACCTTCTTCGACGAGGTCGGCGGCAGCGCGACCTTCGAGAAACTCGTGCACGAGTTCTACCAGGGCGTCGCAGGCGATCCCGTGCTGAAGCCCATGTATCCCGAAGAAGACCTCGGCCCTGCCGAGCGGCGCCTCACGATGTTCCTCGAGCAGTACTGGGGCGGCCCCGGCACGTACAGCGAAGAGCGCGGGCACCCGCGGCTGCGGATGCGGCACATGCCGTTCAAGGTCAACCCCGACGCCCGCGACCGCTGGCTTCTGCACATGCGCCGCGCGGTCGATACGCTTATGCTCCCGCCGTACGCGGAAGAAGTGCTCTGGGACTACCTCCAGCGCGCGGCGCACGCGATGGTCAACACCTTCGAGGAATGA
- a CDS encoding mechanosensitive ion channel family protein, with protein sequence MRFEPAPEAPLGFWADFWAPFAEWWTVNSPNILGNILQIVLIVGLALLIRWALHFAIDRIVKRIVTGVKKKQDVTDTQALQASPLAAVRVVQRTRTLGSVLTNIVNIVIVTVVVFQVVGVLAPNVLGSFTFLSAAIGAGLGFGAQNIVRDTLNGLFMIVEDQVGVGDVVDLGPATGIVEEVKIRITKIRDVNGTMWFVRNGEIARVGNMSQGWARVILDVAVPYESDIEAVETTLLATATELWQSTKWRSRILQKPELWGLEAIIDGALMIRLVITVRTTSKDDVARELRTRIKHALDAMELQMPNLNAVVLTGFDGASRVKGAKPPRTEPNTIVPGRADGASKKEKAARRGAPSMTTEQVKSPRPNRAPKTPPPPAGGAPE encoded by the coding sequence ATGCGTTTCGAACCGGCCCCTGAAGCCCCACTCGGGTTCTGGGCAGACTTCTGGGCGCCGTTCGCCGAGTGGTGGACGGTGAACTCGCCCAACATCCTGGGCAACATCCTCCAGATCGTCCTCATCGTCGGTCTCGCGCTCCTCATCCGCTGGGCGCTCCACTTCGCGATCGACCGCATCGTCAAGCGCATCGTGACGGGCGTCAAGAAGAAGCAGGACGTCACCGACACGCAAGCGCTGCAGGCGTCGCCGCTCGCGGCCGTGCGCGTCGTCCAACGCACCCGGACGCTCGGTTCGGTGCTCACCAACATCGTCAACATCGTGATCGTCACGGTCGTCGTGTTCCAGGTCGTCGGCGTGCTCGCACCGAACGTGCTCGGCTCGTTCACGTTCCTCTCGGCGGCGATCGGCGCGGGCCTCGGCTTCGGGGCGCAGAACATCGTGCGCGACACCCTCAACGGCCTCTTCATGATCGTCGAAGACCAGGTCGGCGTCGGCGACGTCGTCGACCTCGGGCCCGCGACGGGCATCGTCGAGGAGGTGAAGATCCGCATCACCAAGATCCGCGACGTGAACGGCACGATGTGGTTCGTCCGCAACGGCGAGATCGCGCGCGTCGGCAACATGTCGCAAGGGTGGGCGCGGGTCATCCTCGACGTCGCCGTGCCGTACGAATCAGACATCGAGGCCGTCGAGACGACGCTGCTCGCGACCGCGACCGAGCTCTGGCAGTCGACGAAGTGGCGCTCGCGCATCCTGCAGAAACCTGAACTCTGGGGCCTCGAGGCGATCATCGACGGCGCACTCATGATCCGGCTCGTCATCACGGTCCGCACGACCTCGAAGGACGACGTCGCCCGTGAGCTCCGCACGCGCATCAAGCACGCGCTCGACGCGATGGAACTGCAGATGCCGAACCTCAACGCCGTCGTCCTCACGGGCTTCGACGGCGCGAGCCGCGTGAAGGGCGCGAAGCCGCCGCGCACCGAGCCCAACACGATCGTCCCGGGGCGCGCGGACGGCGCGTCGAAGAAGGAGAAGGCGGCGAGGCGCGGTGCGCCCTCGATGACGACCGAGCAGGTGAAGAGCCCGAGACCGAACCGAGCGCCGAAGACGCCGCCCCCGCCCGCCGGAGGAGCGCCAGAGTGA
- the pepN gene encoding aminopeptidase N, producing the protein MPAANLTRTEAEQRAGIVSSPAYDVTLDLTLPGDEFRSETVARFRATPGASTFIEATTVAIHELELNGRVLDPAAASDGTRIRLDDLAADNELRVVSTNAYTNTGEGLHKFTDPVDGETYLYTEFAVAEANRVYAVFDQPDLKAGVRFTITAPAHWTVLSNAASPVPVADETSRSSTWAFETGPAISSYIVAIIAGPYASWHGSAASVDGRDVPLGLFTRRSLAKYAEPDVMFETVQAGLAFYENAFGVPYPYGKYDQIFVPEYNWGAMENVGAVTFNEGYLFRSRVSDARREQRAIVVLHELSHMWFGNSVTMKWWNDLWLNESFATWASTLATSQVTEFTGVWATFASDEKTYAAEQDQLPSTHPIVAEIRDLADVEVNFDAITYDKGASVLKQLVAWAGLDAFQRGVGAYLAKHGGGNATLADLLAELEVASGRSLGEWSKAWLETAGVNTLRLVVETDGSGLIAAARIEQTAAASHPTLRQHRLAVGAYDLVEGALARTFRTELDIDGASTDVPELVGRPVPDLLLVNDDDLTYAKVRLDERSFATAIAHLADLDDPVGRAVVLGSAWDAVRDAELPATAFVRLVLAGIGRETQSSARGLALTRLETALGKYVAEDHRHIVAAEAGDALWAQAALAGEGSDAQLQLVKAFTRIASTPAHADVLGSLLDGSTALPGLAIDLDLRWELTIARAALGVGDDAELDAALALDDTAKGRQLAETARAARPDLEGKAAAFRRVATDVSLSNDLARAIAEGWRRAAPATLLAPTVPEYFDALETMWGRRSSNMAAIVVKGLFPAPLVAPDVAAIAASWLDSHPAAPAPLRRIVSEQLAELERALVARDLDARALEASLGEASFGGRAADPQ; encoded by the coding sequence ATGCCCGCTGCGAACCTCACCCGCACCGAAGCCGAACAGCGAGCGGGGATCGTCTCCTCCCCCGCCTACGACGTCACCCTCGACCTCACGCTGCCGGGCGATGAGTTCCGCTCCGAGACGGTCGCGCGCTTCCGCGCGACTCCCGGCGCGTCGACCTTCATCGAGGCGACGACGGTCGCGATCCACGAACTCGAGCTCAACGGACGCGTGCTCGACCCCGCGGCGGCTTCCGACGGCACACGCATCCGTCTCGACGACCTCGCCGCCGACAACGAGCTTCGCGTCGTCTCGACGAACGCGTATACGAACACGGGCGAGGGCCTCCACAAGTTCACCGACCCCGTCGACGGCGAGACCTACCTCTACACCGAGTTCGCCGTCGCCGAGGCGAACCGCGTCTACGCGGTCTTCGACCAGCCCGATCTCAAGGCGGGCGTCCGCTTCACGATCACAGCACCCGCGCACTGGACGGTGCTGAGCAACGCGGCCTCGCCGGTGCCCGTGGCCGACGAGACATCCCGAAGCTCCACCTGGGCCTTCGAGACCGGACCGGCCATCTCGAGCTACATCGTCGCGATCATCGCGGGGCCCTACGCCTCGTGGCACGGCAGTGCTGCGAGCGTCGACGGCCGCGACGTGCCGCTCGGCCTCTTCACGCGCCGCTCGCTCGCCAAGTACGCCGAGCCCGACGTCATGTTCGAGACCGTGCAGGCCGGACTCGCGTTCTACGAGAACGCCTTCGGCGTGCCCTACCCGTACGGCAAGTACGACCAGATCTTCGTGCCCGAGTACAACTGGGGCGCCATGGAGAACGTCGGCGCGGTGACCTTCAACGAGGGCTACCTGTTCCGCTCGCGCGTCTCCGACGCCCGCCGCGAGCAGCGCGCGATCGTCGTGCTGCACGAGCTCAGCCACATGTGGTTCGGCAACTCGGTGACCATGAAGTGGTGGAACGACCTGTGGCTCAACGAGTCGTTCGCAACCTGGGCGTCGACGCTTGCGACCTCGCAGGTGACCGAGTTCACGGGCGTGTGGGCGACGTTCGCGAGCGACGAGAAAACCTACGCAGCCGAGCAAGACCAGCTGCCTTCGACGCATCCCATCGTCGCCGAGATCCGCGACCTGGCCGACGTCGAGGTCAACTTCGACGCCATCACCTACGACAAAGGCGCGTCGGTGCTGAAGCAGCTCGTGGCGTGGGCCGGGCTCGACGCGTTCCAGCGCGGCGTCGGCGCGTACCTCGCGAAGCACGGCGGCGGCAACGCGACCCTCGCCGACCTCCTGGCCGAACTCGAGGTCGCGAGCGGCCGCTCGCTCGGCGAGTGGTCGAAGGCATGGCTCGAGACTGCGGGCGTCAACACGCTCCGGCTCGTCGTCGAGACGGATGGCTCGGGCCTCATCGCCGCCGCCCGCATCGAGCAGACGGCGGCTGCGAGTCATCCGACCCTGCGCCAGCACCGCCTCGCGGTCGGCGCCTACGACCTCGTCGAGGGCGCGCTCGCGCGCACGTTCCGCACCGAACTCGACATCGACGGCGCCTCGACCGACGTGCCCGAGCTCGTCGGCCGTCCGGTGCCCGATCTCCTCCTCGTGAACGACGACGACCTCACCTACGCGAAGGTGCGGCTCGACGAGCGCTCGTTCGCGACCGCGATCGCCCACCTCGCCGACCTCGACGACCCCGTGGGCCGCGCCGTCGTGCTCGGCTCTGCATGGGACGCCGTACGCGACGCCGAGCTCCCGGCGACGGCCTTCGTACGCCTCGTCCTCGCGGGTATCGGCCGCGAGACGCAGTCGTCGGCGCGCGGACTCGCCCTCACGCGTCTCGAGACCGCCCTCGGCAAGTACGTCGCCGAAGACCACCGGCACATCGTCGCCGCCGAAGCGGGTGACGCGCTGTGGGCTCAAGCGGCGCTTGCGGGCGAAGGCTCCGACGCGCAGCTGCAACTCGTCAAGGCGTTCACGCGCATCGCGTCGACGCCGGCCCACGCCGACGTGCTCGGCTCGCTCCTCGACGGCTCGACGGCGCTGCCCGGCCTGGCGATCGACCTCGACCTGCGGTGGGAGCTCACGATCGCGCGCGCCGCACTCGGCGTCGGCGACGACGCCGAGCTCGACGCCGCGCTCGCACTCGACGACACCGCGAAAGGCCGCCAGCTCGCCGAGACCGCGCGCGCCGCCCGGCCCGATCTCGAAGGCAAGGCGGCCGCCTTCCGGCGGGTCGCGACGGATGTCTCGCTGTCGAACGATCTCGCACGCGCGATCGCCGAAGGGTGGCGGCGCGCCGCGCCGGCGACGCTCCTCGCACCGACGGTGCCCGAGTACTTCGACGCCCTCGAAACGATGTGGGGTCGCCGCAGCTCGAACATGGCCGCGATCGTCGTGAAGGGGCTCTTCCCGGCGCCGCTCGTCGCGCCCGACGTGGCGGCGATCGCCGCGTCGTGGCTCGACTCGCACCCGGCCGCCCCGGCTCCGCTCCGCAGGATCGTGTCCGAGCAGCTCGCCGAGCTCGAGCGCGCCCTCGTCGCGCGCGACCTCGACGCGCGGGCGCTCGAAGCGTCGCTCGGCGAGGCCTCCTTCGGCGGGCGCGCAGCCGACCCTCAGTAG